CCCAATGAACCAAGACACTGTTTTGGTTGATAAAATGGTGTACATAAAAGAGGGGATTATTGAAAAGATTGATGACACTATTGTGGTCAATGGAATTCAAATTTTTGACGGAGAGAACAAATATCTCACACCAGGACTTATTGATATGCACGTACATGTGTGGGATAGATATGAACTCGGACTCTACCTATCCAATGGTGTAACAGCAGTTAGAAATCTTTGGGGCATGCCAATGCATTTAAGAATCAAGGAAGATGTAATTGAGGGCAATATTATTTCACCTACGTTTTTTACGACAGGCCCAAAATTAACAGGTTCAGAATTTATTGGTGATGACAATTTGAATCTAAGTAATCCTATTGAAGCTAAAGGCAAGGTTATTTCATATAAAGACAGAGGTTACGATTTCATCAAAACGTATTACGGATTGGATAAAGCGATTTTTGATGCTGTTATTGAACAAGCCAAGATTTCTGAAATTGATATTGTTGCGCACCCTTCTCAAAAAGTACCATTTTCATACCATTTGAACACTCAAATTAAATCCATTGAGCATGCCGAAGAAATTGTACAGCAACCTTTACAGTTTGATTTAGATACCATTAAGCTGCAAACGATAATTGATTCAATTTCGCAATCCAAACACACGAGTTATAGTCCTACAATTACGGTATTTAATAATATTTATCAAATGATGATGGATGATTCAATTTTAGATTCAGAATCATTGGAGTTTATGAATCCGCTCATTAAAATGGATGATAGTAAAAGACAATTTGAGCGTTGGTTTAATGCCAAGCAAGAAGATCCTTCGACAATTGATCGGATAAAAAACCAGCACGATTTTCACTTGACCATCGTTAAAAAGTTACATGAAGCGGGTGTTACTTTAATTTGTGGAACTGATGGTGGTATTGGAGTTACGCTTCCAGGTTTTTCAATTCATACAGAACTGGCCTTTTACAAAGAAGCTGGCCTTTCTAATTATGAGGTGTTGAAAACAGCTACTGTCAATGCTTCTCAAACGCATTCAATTATGAATCAATTTGGAACTATTGAAGATGGCAAGATTGCTAATTTGTTATTAATGGATGAAAACCCGCTGGTAACGCTGTCTTCGCTTAAAAAACCCACCTATGTTTTTGTGAATGGGCGAAAATTGGACAGAGAGACTTTAGATTCTTTTAATGAAAAAGCAAAAAATCGAAAGAATCTAATAGCAACTGCTTTTAGGTATTTGGAAAACTTAATCATTGAAAAATAAACTACAGGTAAAAATGTATATGAAATCAGAAAAATTAAAATAAGATTTAATAGAAATGCTTGATTGCATCATAATTTATAGAACTGCGCCATAATTTTCAATCTATCATCAAACTTTATACATAAGGCTTCATAAGAGGTTAGAAGCATATTGCTTCTTGATAGATATTTGTAGAAACAAAAATTGAGCTACTAACAATAAAAATTAAAGTGTAATAAGTACCAATCATCGCTCGTCATAACATTCAAAATACATCTATCATAATCATCAATCAAAAAACGAACAAATATGTTTTTTAAATCAAAAGAAGGAAAAGAAAAAATCTTATCCCTTTACAATCAAAAGTTAAAGGAACTGAATATTGCATATTCAGAAAAATTTATAGAAACAAAGTTTGGAGTCACTAATGTTATCATTACTGGCGATACTAAAAATCAGCCTTTAGTGCTCATTCACGGCACAGGAGGTTGTGCACCTCAAATTTTAGAGTCCTTTCCTAATTTAGCGTCAAAATATTGTGTCTATGCAGTTGATGTCTTAGCGCAGCCCAATAAAAGTGCAGAGAATAGGTTAGATATGAAATCTTTAGATTATGGAAAATGGCTTATTGAATTGATTATAAAACTAAGACTGAAAGACGTAACGTTATTAGGCTTTTCCTTTGGTGGTTTAATCAGTTTAAAAGCACTAGAGTTTAACGAGACTCCAATTAGACGGGTTTTTTTAATCGCTCCAGTTTATATCGTTAATGGTAATCCTCTTGTAGGGTTATTCAAAATGTTCATACCATTAAAAAAGTTTATCAAAACAAATAACCAAAAGCACATTAAAAAAG
The genomic region above belongs to Maribacter hydrothermalis and contains:
- a CDS encoding amidohydrolase family protein, producing MNQDTVLVDKMVYIKEGIIEKIDDTIVVNGIQIFDGENKYLTPGLIDMHVHVWDRYELGLYLSNGVTAVRNLWGMPMHLRIKEDVIEGNIISPTFFTTGPKLTGSEFIGDDNLNLSNPIEAKGKVISYKDRGYDFIKTYYGLDKAIFDAVIEQAKISEIDIVAHPSQKVPFSYHLNTQIKSIEHAEEIVQQPLQFDLDTIKLQTIIDSISQSKHTSYSPTITVFNNIYQMMMDDSILDSESLEFMNPLIKMDDSKRQFERWFNAKQEDPSTIDRIKNQHDFHLTIVKKLHEAGVTLICGTDGGIGVTLPGFSIHTELAFYKEAGLSNYEVLKTATVNASQTHSIMNQFGTIEDGKIANLLLMDENPLVTLSSLKKPTYVFVNGRKLDRETLDSFNEKAKNRKNLIATAFRYLENLIIEK
- a CDS encoding alpha/beta fold hydrolase; translated protein: MFFKSKEGKEKILSLYNQKLKELNIAYSEKFIETKFGVTNVIITGDTKNQPLVLIHGTGGCAPQILESFPNLASKYCVYAVDVLAQPNKSAENRLDMKSLDYGKWLIELIIKLRLKDVTLLGFSFGGLISLKALEFNETPIRRVFLIAPVYIVNGNPLVGLFKMFIPLKKFIKTNNQKHIKKVMSVLFSEYDDFALNYMSNTFQHCNMDFSPLPILSKIDANRIKTPITIFACEKDIMFPGKKMIRRAKRIFPSLKEVVLLKDSEHVPSSKNFKVIESSIINNFNMINS